In the Candidatus Binatia bacterium genome, one interval contains:
- the mgtE gene encoding magnesium transporter translates to MAPAVSGPQFSSEASPSANHPLDQTGEELDAKELLEAWPVLSAEDRRKAFALLPRPAAEDLFLALPTRDQAELILSLPVAERRSWIRLLPPDDAADLIQHVPKEEREVLLALLDDATRSQVSGLLAYAEDAAGGLMNPHYARLRPDMTVTEAITYLRKYAAEHRDTTYYAYVLDDEQRLLGVLSFRELFAAGPNQCVADCMRTDVVSITEDQDQEAVSRLFQQHHFLALPVVDREGRMKGVVTIDDIVDVLQEEATEDIQKIGGSEALDAPYWETDFVSMVRKRGMWLAALFLGEMLTATAMGYFEEEIARAVVLALFVPLIISSGGNSGSQASTLVIRAMALGEVRLRDWFRVLIRELGSGLALGAILAFIGLLRIAIWQWAFGMYGDHWGYIAFTVGLSLIGVVTWGTLMGSMLPFILRWLGFDPASASAPFVATLVDVTGLIIYFTIASVVLRGTLL, encoded by the coding sequence ATGGCTCCAGCGGTTTCCGGCCCGCAGTTTTCCAGCGAAGCGTCGCCTTCTGCCAATCATCCCTTGGACCAAACCGGCGAAGAGCTCGATGCTAAGGAGCTCCTCGAGGCTTGGCCTGTGCTCTCCGCGGAGGATCGCCGCAAGGCGTTTGCCTTATTGCCACGTCCGGCGGCCGAAGACTTGTTTTTGGCACTGCCAACGCGCGATCAGGCCGAGCTGATTCTCAGTTTGCCAGTTGCCGAGCGCCGGTCTTGGATTCGCTTGTTGCCGCCCGATGATGCGGCAGACTTAATTCAGCACGTTCCCAAAGAGGAACGTGAGGTACTGCTGGCGCTCTTGGATGATGCAACTCGCTCGCAGGTGAGTGGGCTGCTTGCGTATGCGGAAGACGCAGCCGGCGGACTCATGAATCCGCACTATGCACGGCTGCGTCCGGACATGACCGTCACGGAGGCGATCACTTATCTCCGGAAATATGCAGCGGAGCATAGAGATACGACGTATTACGCTTACGTTTTGGACGACGAGCAGCGGCTGCTGGGGGTGTTGTCTTTTCGGGAGCTGTTTGCAGCCGGGCCAAATCAGTGCGTGGCCGACTGCATGCGCACCGACGTGGTTTCGATCACGGAAGATCAAGACCAGGAGGCGGTGAGCCGCTTGTTCCAACAACACCACTTCCTTGCCCTGCCGGTGGTCGACCGTGAAGGGCGGATGAAAGGCGTAGTTACGATCGACGACATCGTCGACGTTTTGCAAGAGGAGGCTACCGAGGACATCCAAAAAATCGGTGGTAGCGAGGCGCTGGACGCCCCGTACTGGGAGACCGATTTTGTTTCGATGGTGCGTAAGCGCGGCATGTGGCTGGCCGCGCTGTTCTTAGGCGAAATGCTCACAGCCACCGCCATGGGCTACTTCGAAGAGGAAATTGCCCGGGCTGTGGTGTTGGCTTTGTTCGTACCCCTGATCATCAGCTCTGGCGGGAATTCCGGTTCACAAGCCTCGACCCTCGTGATTCGCGCGATGGCACTTGGCGAGGTGCGCTTGCGCGACTGGTTCCGGGTTCTGATCCGCGAGCTTGGTTCTGGGCTAGCTCTTGGAGCTATTCTCGCGTTCATCGGTCTTTTGCGAATCGCCATTTGGCAGTGGGCATTCGGGATGTACGGCGATCATTGGGGATATATTGCCTTTACTGTTGGCTTGAGTCTCATCGGGGTGGTGACCTGGGGGACCCTCATGGGGTCCATGTTGCCGTTCATCTTGCGGTGGCTCGGTTTCGACCCGGCAAGCGCATCAGCTCCGTTTGTGGCTACTTTGGTCGACGTCACTGGTTTGATCATTTACTTCACGATTGCCAGCGTAGTTCTTCGGGGAACCCTTCTCTAG
- a CDS encoding ATP-binding protein: protein MAGSVGDRTAKQRTDRREPPGSNWTGTEEGPDSATGDLFEQYRGELAEQTLRPVMSVVIAAVTAYGLVEWFVRPSVFYESLPLYSLELAIPLIALAIRRRIPLYRVPVLFLVADFAFTLALIGQFLLPSTGVSATALILSLKILAPALFFPWPPHFQAIAATYSLSFYYLGIALVGHNIEPGAIAHQLAGPLVAGIFSIAGAFLSERLRREVFARGARLREAEQQLRLLARRSPIALWMTDRDLRVTTALGGPQLPSSSEPVHITGSRIQELLPSLEPNYPPLRAHLDALSGKPASYEFSWHDRFFIAHVEPWRNAGGQIGGVIGVAWDATDRKRAESLQQRETQVARALAHAGEVLLGIRDVGETLDRLCHLTTEILSTEFCLGYLWSETHQAFELVAALGLPPDAAEELSAFRARPSDIAPIFRGLEHKPVLRFTIPPDGSHPWQLLGKRYGMMEMVDIGIRTSGQLRAILVTGCRGRSAPFDDVTERIASGIAHLGALALDNSRLMEDLEHASRVKSEFVATMSHELRTPLNVILGYGSLLLDGAFGEIPADQREVLQRIQLSAQHLLELITMTLDFSRLEAKQVAVRCDPVDLRSLLEQVKHEVESASCKPAVSVVLQLEDNLPVVMSDPIKIGVVVKNLLTNAIKFTDEGQVSLGARPLNDGVELVVSDTGIGIAPEALEHIFEPFWQADTSTTRRHGGVGLGLYIVHRLVEILGGTIQVRSEVGRGSRFSVWLPAVLPGTKLQDQEGGSPGYRPRAASL from the coding sequence GTGGCAGGCTCGGTAGGAGATCGAACAGCGAAACAGCGCACGGATCGACGAGAACCACCCGGCTCTAATTGGACGGGCACGGAAGAGGGGCCCGACTCGGCCACTGGGGATCTCTTCGAGCAGTACCGCGGGGAATTGGCGGAGCAAACTCTGCGCCCCGTAATGTCCGTGGTTATTGCAGCGGTTACGGCGTATGGGCTGGTGGAATGGTTCGTACGTCCTTCAGTTTTCTATGAATCGCTGCCACTATACTCCCTAGAACTCGCGATCCCGCTCATAGCCCTCGCCATCCGCCGACGGATTCCCCTGTATCGTGTTCCGGTACTATTCCTAGTGGCGGATTTCGCCTTTACACTCGCTCTGATCGGGCAGTTTTTGCTGCCCAGCACTGGTGTCTCTGCCACCGCACTCATCCTTTCGCTCAAAATCCTGGCCCCCGCGCTTTTTTTTCCGTGGCCCCCGCACTTCCAGGCAATCGCGGCAACGTACTCTCTGAGCTTTTACTACCTCGGGATTGCCCTCGTAGGACACAACATCGAGCCCGGCGCGATCGCCCATCAACTCGCGGGCCCACTCGTTGCAGGCATTTTCTCGATTGCCGGGGCCTTCCTCTCGGAGCGCCTGCGCCGCGAGGTGTTTGCCCGGGGTGCGCGCCTTCGAGAAGCAGAGCAGCAACTTCGCTTGCTTGCTCGGCGTTCCCCAATCGCCCTATGGATGACCGATCGCGACCTCCGGGTCACCACCGCATTAGGCGGCCCTCAACTGCCTTCGAGTAGCGAGCCCGTGCACATCACTGGCTCCAGAATCCAAGAGCTCCTACCCAGCCTCGAACCAAACTACCCCCCCTTGCGCGCCCACCTCGACGCCCTCAGCGGAAAACCAGCATCTTATGAGTTTTCATGGCATGATCGCTTTTTCATCGCTCACGTCGAGCCTTGGCGGAACGCCGGTGGCCAAATTGGTGGTGTCATCGGGGTGGCCTGGGACGCCACAGACCGAAAGCGCGCCGAATCCCTGCAGCAGCGTGAGACACAGGTAGCCCGTGCTCTGGCACATGCGGGAGAGGTGCTTTTAGGTATCCGGGACGTAGGTGAGACGCTTGACCGACTCTGCCACCTTACGACCGAAATTCTGAGCACGGAGTTCTGTCTCGGGTACCTGTGGTCAGAGACACACCAGGCCTTCGAGCTGGTTGCCGCACTCGGTCTGCCGCCGGACGCGGCGGAAGAGCTGAGCGCTTTTCGCGCGCGACCTTCGGACATTGCTCCAATCTTCCGCGGGCTGGAACACAAGCCCGTGCTGCGTTTCACAATTCCGCCCGATGGCTCGCATCCCTGGCAGCTATTAGGCAAACGCTACGGGATGATGGAGATGGTCGACATCGGGATCCGAACCTCTGGTCAACTACGTGCCATCCTCGTCACAGGCTGTCGCGGCCGTTCGGCCCCCTTTGACGACGTCACCGAGCGGATTGCTTCGGGCATCGCCCACCTTGGAGCGCTTGCCTTGGACAATTCTCGACTCATGGAGGACTTAGAGCATGCAAGCCGGGTAAAGTCTGAATTTGTCGCCACGATGTCCCATGAGTTACGGACCCCACTCAACGTAATCCTAGGGTACGGAAGTTTACTCCTAGACGGTGCGTTCGGTGAAATTCCAGCCGACCAGCGCGAAGTGCTGCAGAGGATCCAGTTGAGCGCTCAACATCTACTCGAGCTGATCACGATGACGCTCGACTTTAGCCGCCTCGAAGCCAAGCAGGTCGCGGTGCGCTGCGACCCTGTGGATCTCCGCAGCTTGCTCGAACAGGTCAAGCACGAGGTGGAAAGCGCGTCGTGCAAACCGGCAGTGAGTGTCGTCCTGCAGCTAGAGGACAACCTACCCGTCGTGATGTCGGATCCTATCAAAATCGGCGTGGTCGTAAAAAACTTGCTGACTAACGCCATCAAGTTCACAGACGAGGGGCAGGTGAGCCTAGGAGCGCGTCCGCTGAACGATGGCGTTGAGCTCGTCGTATCGGACACCGGTATCGGCATCGCACCCGAGGCGCTGGAGCATATTTTCGAGCCCTTCTGGCAGGCCGACACCTCGACAACTCGCCGGCATGGCGGGGTAGGATTAGGGCTCTACATCGTACATCGACTGGTGGAAATTCTCGGGGGAACAATCCAGGTGCGCAGTGAAGTTGGCCGTGGATCGCGGTTCAGCGTTTGGCTTCCAGCCGTTCTCCCAGGAACGAAACTCCAGGACCAAGAGGGCGGCTCGCCTGGTTACCGACCGCGTGCCGCTTCGCTATAA
- a CDS encoding Zn-ribbon domain-containing OB-fold protein, with amino-acid sequence MKFAAPPDDPVKYVDSLVWLPYHYVAGDYRAVYLRALKDKQILGSRCDKTGKVFVPPVINSPESFAPCSEIVQVSDRGTVTTFCIVNIPVIGRNLELPYVAASVLLDGADIPIFALIQECRAEDVHMGMRVEAVWKPDGERQGDHEDILHFRPSTEPPSTDWPRAL; translated from the coding sequence ATGAAATTTGCAGCCCCGCCGGACGATCCGGTGAAGTACGTCGATTCGTTAGTTTGGCTTCCCTACCACTACGTTGCGGGAGACTACCGTGCGGTCTACCTGCGGGCCCTCAAAGACAAACAGATTTTAGGGTCGCGCTGCGATAAGACGGGAAAAGTCTTCGTCCCGCCGGTGATCAACTCTCCGGAGAGTTTTGCCCCGTGCTCCGAAATCGTGCAGGTGAGTGACCGAGGTACGGTGACCACGTTCTGCATCGTGAACATCCCAGTCATCGGACGAAACCTGGAACTCCCGTATGTGGCTGCGTCGGTTTTGCTCGACGGCGCCGACATCCCAATCTTTGCACTGATCCAGGAATGTCGTGCTGAGGATGTCCACATGGGTATGCGCGTGGAAGCAGTGTGGAAGCCCGACGGCGAGCGGCAGGGAGACCACGAGGACATTTTGCATTTCAGGCCGAGCACCGAACCGCCTTCTACGGACTGGCCTCGGGCACTTTGA
- a CDS encoding thiolase domain-containing protein, with product MRRPVAVVGVGQTHHASRRSDVSIAGLVREAVERALLDAGLEHKDIDAVIIGKAPDMLEGIAQPEQYLVGAVGAHLKPMLRVHTAGSVGASTAITAATHVVSGLYDRVLTVAFEKQSEGNTMWALSPNLPFTPPLVAGAGGYFAPYCREYIARSKAPLHIGPLTMVYARENGARNEYAHLREPVTIEQVMDTPMLWDPIRFGETCPASDGAVAMILSCEELAKKGPRKPAWIKAGYTFAEAMWVPNRDQVSPKAGQMCARKVYEAAGITDPWKEIDTAELYVPFSWFQAMWLENLGFCPEGEGWKAIDRGDTRFGGRLPIDPSGGVLCTNPIGASGMLRLAEAALQVMGRAGAHQVEGAKTALGHAYGGGAQYFAMWIVSSEL from the coding sequence ATGAGACGCCCGGTGGCTGTTGTCGGTGTTGGACAAACCCATCACGCGTCGAGACGCTCCGACGTAAGCATCGCCGGGCTTGTCCGCGAGGCAGTCGAGCGTGCGTTACTCGATGCTGGCTTAGAGCACAAGGACATCGATGCCGTGATCATCGGCAAAGCTCCGGACATGTTGGAAGGCATCGCTCAACCGGAGCAGTACCTCGTTGGTGCCGTTGGCGCCCACTTGAAACCTATGCTCCGCGTGCACACCGCCGGCTCGGTCGGGGCGTCGACCGCGATCACGGCAGCAACGCATGTGGTCTCGGGGCTTTATGACCGAGTTCTGACGGTAGCATTCGAGAAGCAGTCGGAGGGCAACACGATGTGGGCACTCTCGCCCAATCTGCCCTTTACGCCACCGCTCGTGGCCGGAGCCGGTGGTTACTTTGCCCCATACTGCCGAGAGTACATCGCGCGAAGCAAGGCACCCCTGCACATCGGTCCGCTCACGATGGTGTACGCCCGCGAGAACGGTGCGCGGAACGAGTACGCGCATTTAAGGGAACCAGTGACCATTGAGCAGGTAATGGACACGCCGATGTTGTGGGACCCGATTCGCTTTGGAGAAACTTGCCCGGCCTCGGATGGTGCCGTCGCAATGATTTTGTCTTGCGAAGAGCTCGCCAAAAAGGGCCCACGCAAGCCAGCGTGGATCAAGGCCGGGTACACGTTTGCCGAAGCCATGTGGGTGCCCAATCGCGATCAAGTGAGTCCGAAGGCTGGGCAAATGTGTGCGCGGAAGGTTTATGAAGCCGCCGGGATCACCGACCCTTGGAAGGAAATCGACACGGCAGAGCTTTACGTGCCGTTTTCTTGGTTTCAGGCGATGTGGTTAGAAAATCTCGGGTTTTGCCCAGAGGGTGAAGGATGGAAGGCAATCGATCGCGGAGACACGCGATTCGGCGGACGACTGCCCATCGACCCTTCGGGTGGCGTACTCTGTACGAACCCCATTGGCGCTTCCGGGATGCTACGGCTCGCAGAAGCTGCCTTACAGGTGATGGGCCGTGCAGGAGCGCATCAGGTAGAAGGTGCGAAGACGGCTTTGGGCCACGCCTATGGGGGTGGCGCGCAGTACTTCGCCATGTGGATTGTGAGTAGCGAATTGTGA
- a CDS encoding YceI family protein, producing MSWGVRVVVWTLCVATVAGTAAAEQVYEIDPAHTAAHFAVRHMMVSTVRGTMGKVTGVVYFDELEPTRSHVEAVIDATGIDTKEPKRDEHLRSPDFLDTAKYPTITFKSKRVVKLADDKYQVVGDLTIKGVTKEVTLDVEGVPRPFTDPFGKMRMGGNARTRINRQDFGVNFNKLMDNGGLVVGNDVDITVDVEVVRQK from the coding sequence ATGAGTTGGGGCGTTCGTGTTGTTGTTTGGACGCTCTGTGTTGCGACGGTCGCTGGGACTGCAGCAGCGGAGCAGGTTTACGAGATCGATCCGGCGCATACCGCAGCACACTTTGCTGTTCGTCACATGATGGTGTCCACCGTGCGGGGCACCATGGGAAAGGTGACTGGGGTTGTGTATTTCGACGAGCTGGAGCCGACGCGCTCTCATGTTGAAGCGGTCATTGACGCTACTGGGATCGACACGAAGGAGCCGAAGCGGGACGAGCACCTTCGCTCGCCGGATTTTCTGGACACTGCGAAATACCCGACCATCACGTTTAAGTCGAAGCGCGTGGTGAAGCTCGCGGACGACAAGTACCAAGTTGTGGGCGACCTCACGATTAAGGGGGTGACTAAGGAGGTCACTCTGGATGTTGAGGGAGTCCCGCGGCCGTTTACCGACCCCTTCGGGAAGATGCGCATGGGAGGCAACGCACGGACAAGGATCAACCGTCAGGACTTCGGCGTGAACTTTAATAAGCTGATGGACAACGGCGGTCTTGTGGTCGGGAACGACGTAGACATCACAGTCGATGTCGAAGTGGTTCGGCAGAAGTGA
- a CDS encoding OB-fold domain-containing protein has product MRLTELTIEPMTQRQVMEFPYKRSTGPVVGRFLAALRDQRQIWGQRVLGGAVVVPPQGYSEWDGSAATEWVPVADEGTVVAVARVWEPIERLHPFTEPFAYILVRLDGADTALLHVAKSDQEHIRIGSRVRAEWAPDGERKGSIWDIREFRLVRPT; this is encoded by the coding sequence ATGCGACTGACGGAGTTGACGATTGAGCCCATGACGCAGCGCCAAGTCATGGAGTTTCCCTACAAGCGTTCCACCGGTCCGGTTGTTGGCCGGTTCCTAGCCGCATTGCGGGACCAACGACAAATTTGGGGACAACGCGTGCTCGGGGGCGCCGTGGTGGTCCCGCCGCAAGGCTACTCTGAGTGGGATGGAAGTGCCGCCACGGAATGGGTGCCCGTGGCTGATGAAGGAACTGTCGTAGCGGTTGCTCGGGTGTGGGAGCCGATTGAACGGCTCCATCCATTTACCGAGCCTTTTGCTTACATTTTGGTTCGGCTCGACGGGGCCGACACCGCTCTCCTGCATGTTGCCAAATCGGATCAGGAGCATATCCGCATTGGTTCGCGTGTACGGGCTGAGTGGGCTCCTGACGGAGAGCGGAAGGGGTCGATCTGGGACATTCGCGAGTTCCGCCTCGTTCGACCTACTTAA
- a CDS encoding enoyl-CoA hydratase-related protein: MSDFQTVLFEVKDRVATITLNRPERKNAMNQQLKDELRECWRRVKADPDIWVAIITGAGDAFSSGADVESLATGGFVKPDRWRELAMIEGIVELPTPRRLRVHKPVIAAVNGVVAGFSLDLVTEADIPIASERAYFVDPHVSIGYVSSHEMVNMARRVPLAVCLRMALLGSRERMSAERAYQVGLVTEVVPHEQLMPRARELAEMILSNAPLAVWGTKMAILQGIGLPIPLAEEIAAGYLEVVEQSEDHKEGPRAFVEKRKPRWQAR; this comes from the coding sequence ATGAGCGATTTTCAAACAGTTCTCTTCGAGGTCAAAGATCGCGTGGCAACGATCACCCTGAACCGACCGGAACGAAAAAACGCCATGAATCAACAGCTCAAGGACGAGCTTCGGGAATGCTGGAGACGAGTGAAGGCTGACCCCGATATCTGGGTTGCCATCATTACAGGGGCTGGGGATGCATTTTCCAGTGGCGCTGACGTCGAGTCTCTGGCCACGGGCGGTTTTGTGAAACCCGACCGCTGGCGAGAACTGGCCATGATCGAGGGAATTGTCGAGTTGCCCACGCCGCGCCGGCTACGGGTGCACAAACCAGTCATTGCTGCAGTGAACGGAGTGGTGGCAGGATTCTCGTTGGATTTGGTCACCGAAGCAGACATTCCGATCGCCTCAGAGCGTGCCTATTTCGTCGACCCGCATGTGTCGATTGGTTACGTCTCGTCGCACGAAATGGTGAATATGGCGCGCCGCGTACCGCTAGCGGTATGCCTTCGTATGGCGCTTTTAGGGAGTCGCGAACGCATGAGTGCCGAGCGGGCATACCAAGTCGGTTTGGTGACTGAAGTGGTGCCCCACGAACAGCTCATGCCGCGTGCCCGTGAACTGGCGGAGATGATTCTGAGCAACGCTCCGCTTGCGGTATGGGGCACTAAGATGGCCATTTTGCAGGGCATCGGGTTGCCCATTCCCCTCGCCGAAGAAATTGCCGCTGGGTATCTAGAGGTCGTGGAACAGTCCGAAGATCACAAAGAAGGCCCACGTGCGTTCGTGGAAAAACGGAAACCGCGGTGGCAGGCTCGGTAG
- a CDS encoding lipid-transfer protein, protein MAQLRNIAIVGFAQLPVVARDEHRTATEMLYPVVREALQQCGVERDDIDYQIAGSTDYMDGRPFGFVAALESMGSWPPREDLHLEMDGTFCAYYAWLRMQAGYCDTALIVAHGKVSEGEPRRVTNLQIDPYYHAPLGIDGVVSAALQASMFMARSGVSDRELAQVAARNRLHGAKNPDNQLRSPASAEELQRTPYVVEPLRAGYLPPVGESATCLILAAEGKAERMCERPAWIHGVEHRSELQTLGARDLSRSLGAKLAAEKALAMAGLDRADQVDLAELAATNPAEEMLLCEALGLDPFASRPVLNPSGGPLCADPVMSTGLIRLGEAFRQLSGRAGERTVSGAELALVHGQQGHCLQTNIVWICGSRRRWS, encoded by the coding sequence ATGGCACAGTTGCGGAACATCGCGATCGTCGGCTTTGCTCAGTTGCCCGTTGTTGCGCGCGATGAGCATCGTACCGCGACGGAAATGCTGTACCCTGTGGTGCGGGAAGCGTTGCAACAGTGCGGGGTCGAGCGCGACGATATTGACTACCAGATTGCTGGATCCACCGACTATATGGATGGTCGTCCCTTTGGCTTCGTCGCAGCCCTGGAATCCATGGGTTCGTGGCCACCGCGCGAAGACCTGCATTTGGAAATGGACGGGACGTTTTGTGCCTATTACGCCTGGCTGCGAATGCAGGCCGGCTACTGCGACACGGCGCTGATTGTGGCGCACGGGAAGGTCTCCGAGGGGGAACCACGAAGGGTTACGAACTTGCAGATCGACCCGTACTACCACGCTCCGCTCGGCATCGATGGGGTGGTGTCAGCCGCTTTGCAGGCAAGCATGTTCATGGCGCGCTCTGGAGTGAGCGATCGGGAACTCGCACAAGTGGCTGCCCGCAACCGACTCCACGGCGCCAAGAATCCTGACAACCAGCTTCGCTCGCCTGCATCAGCGGAGGAACTGCAGCGGACCCCGTACGTCGTGGAGCCCTTGCGAGCTGGCTACCTGCCGCCGGTCGGTGAATCGGCGACGTGTTTGATTCTCGCTGCCGAGGGCAAGGCGGAACGGATGTGCGAGCGGCCGGCCTGGATTCACGGCGTCGAGCATCGGTCGGAGTTGCAAACCCTTGGAGCACGGGACCTCTCCCGTAGCTTGGGGGCAAAATTGGCTGCGGAAAAGGCGCTGGCGATGGCTGGACTCGATCGGGCCGACCAGGTCGACCTTGCCGAACTAGCTGCCACCAATCCGGCTGAGGAAATGCTGCTATGCGAAGCGTTGGGCTTAGACCCATTTGCGAGCCGCCCGGTCTTGAACCCGTCGGGCGGCCCGCTGTGCGCTGATCCGGTTATGAGCACTGGGCTTATCCGCTTGGGAGAAGCGTTCCGGCAGCTTTCCGGACGTGCTGGTGAGCGCACTGTATCTGGTGCCGAACTGGCTTTGGTGCACGGGCAACAAGGGCATTGCTTACAAACCAACATCGTCTGGATTTGCGGAAGCAGGAGGAGATGGTCATGA
- a CDS encoding DUF1329 domain-containing protein, whose translation MPRESSPLRIWSRVLTLILAFLPLLGGPSRASDEVAPGLRVGDYLDQTNAHLAKDLLPPEILRHYERGEYRNRIVSYPVGTAKWEKSFLEATEKNATTLDVDERGTIVDKATGKQPDFYYGIPFPNIDPNDPKAGVKIVWNQFLAYWYGGSSYNRTLVAMMSRRGLDRGIVADGWFNFYDGVPPKYRQPNPNHLQSQFLGVTKSPADLQGTSSLTWRYRDPQKRDSVWAYVPALRRVRAVSPANRSDGYLGSDISGDDGFFFDGKPEDFQFKLIGKRDALRIVDPNAVSGPIPITPVPGGGWNIVTDLNPPTAGFWLPGWKGVPWAPTDSALAKRPMWIVEAIPRDKYYLYGRIELWIDAETWDGAWNRKFTWNGELVHNYQMQARVNHMAGDPKDPEWLPASTILWACAENFKLDRATLGGLRADPQAPAQRRVPLDPGLFDSMTLTRYGK comes from the coding sequence ATGCCGAGAGAATCAAGTCCGTTGCGGATCTGGAGTCGTGTCTTAACCCTTATTCTCGCTTTTTTGCCATTGCTTGGCGGTCCCTCACGAGCCAGCGACGAGGTGGCGCCCGGTTTACGCGTCGGAGACTACCTCGATCAGACGAACGCGCATTTGGCCAAGGACCTGCTCCCTCCCGAGATCCTGAGGCACTACGAGAGGGGAGAGTACCGCAACCGCATTGTCTCGTATCCCGTCGGCACGGCGAAGTGGGAGAAGTCGTTCTTGGAGGCCACCGAGAAGAATGCCACGACCCTGGACGTCGACGAGCGGGGAACCATCGTCGATAAGGCCACTGGCAAGCAACCTGATTTCTACTACGGAATTCCTTTTCCTAACATCGATCCGAACGATCCGAAGGCCGGCGTCAAAATTGTTTGGAACCAGTTTCTTGCGTATTGGTATGGGGGCTCGAGCTACAACCGCACGCTGGTCGCGATGATGAGCCGCCGTGGGCTTGATCGCGGCATTGTGGCCGATGGTTGGTTCAACTTTTACGACGGTGTTCCGCCTAAATACCGGCAACCCAACCCGAATCATTTGCAGAGCCAGTTCTTGGGCGTGACAAAATCTCCCGCCGATCTGCAAGGAACCTCTTCCCTCACCTGGCGCTATCGGGATCCGCAAAAGCGAGACTCCGTCTGGGCGTACGTGCCCGCGCTCCGACGCGTCCGTGCAGTGAGCCCCGCCAACCGTTCCGATGGCTACTTGGGTTCCGATATCAGCGGAGACGACGGGTTCTTTTTTGACGGCAAGCCCGAAGATTTCCAGTTCAAGCTCATCGGCAAACGCGACGCGTTACGCATCGTTGACCCCAACGCTGTGAGCGGCCCTATTCCCATCACGCCGGTTCCTGGTGGAGGCTGGAACATTGTGACCGACCTAAACCCGCCAACCGCCGGCTTCTGGTTACCCGGATGGAAGGGTGTACCCTGGGCTCCAACGGACTCCGCTCTCGCAAAACGGCCCATGTGGATCGTCGAGGCGATCCCCCGGGATAAGTACTACCTCTACGGCCGCATCGAGCTTTGGATCGATGCAGAAACGTGGGACGGTGCGTGGAACCGGAAGTTTACCTGGAATGGAGAGCTCGTTCACAACTACCAGATGCAAGCGCGAGTAAACCATATGGCCGGAGATCCAAAGGATCCCGAGTGGCTCCCGGCAAGCACGATTCTTTGGGCGTGTGCGGAAAATTTCAAACTGGATCGTGCCACACTCGGCGGTCTGCGAGCGGATCCGCAGGCGCCGGCGCAACGCCGCGTGCCGCTCGACCCGGGCTTGTTCGACTCCATGACCCTGACGAGGTACGGCAAGTAG
- a CDS encoding HIT family protein, whose product MASVFTRIIRGELPARFVWKDEQCVAFLSIHPLRPGHTLVVPREEIDHWLDLPAPLLTHLTLVAQKIGHALQRAFKPTKVGLMLAGLEVPHVHFHVVPIDSVYDLDFARQDLNPKPEALDQAAKVIREALRELGFPEVTE is encoded by the coding sequence ATGGCTAGCGTATTTACGCGCATCATTCGTGGCGAGCTCCCCGCCCGTTTCGTATGGAAGGACGAACAGTGCGTGGCGTTTTTGTCGATACACCCACTGCGTCCGGGGCATACGTTGGTTGTACCCCGCGAGGAGATTGATCATTGGCTGGATTTGCCCGCTCCGCTGCTAACGCATCTGACCTTAGTAGCTCAAAAGATCGGCCACGCTTTGCAGCGCGCTTTCAAGCCGACCAAGGTGGGGCTCATGTTGGCTGGCTTGGAGGTGCCCCATGTGCACTTTCATGTTGTGCCGATTGACTCCGTGTACGATTTGGACTTCGCCCGACAGGATCTGAACCCCAAACCGGAAGCTTTGGATCAGGCCGCTAAGGTTATTCGCGAGGCGTTGCGAGAACTGGGTTTTCCAGAAGTAACTGAGTAA